The genomic interval CAGAGAAGGCGACGAGGAGTGGTTATAATAATTTCGAaaaattcttgttttctttcttttgttttcttttttaatcaattaatttatttatttttgcgtgGAGCAGACCTTGTCTACTTAAACTCGAGAGCAACGTGTGTGCACGTTGTTCGCATTCTAAATTTCTTTGTTAAAAATGTGATGAAATGTCTACACAAATGATATACGACTTTACCACGAGTTATATTTATTATATTGTGGTGAttgtaatatttaataaaatatgaaatttttGCACAGctgaaataattataaaataaaaaaaataagcccTCGATAACTCACTATGGAAAATTAATTTACTTGAGAAAGAATCAAATCCTTGCCTCTGGAGCTATGATCCAGGTTAAAAAGAGGGAATGCTAATTTTCCCATAAATAAGCAAACATTGTGAATATAATTATTACAGGAGAATACCCGAGATATGCTACCTCAATAgatcatttaataaataaaatacaaatgaTACAAATGCTTTGAGGAAGAATGTCAAAGGACAATGATCCTTCATGAGTGGCGTGATCAACAGTTGTATGCGATGAAGTTTGCCGAGCATAATTTTGAATCAAGAGATGTCACAAGAATTTAAAAGACTGTTCAGCTTGTGTGACTAAATGATCATCGTCCCATTCATCGCGATATTTCTCTGGTCGAGCTATTCTATTCATGGAAGCGGACTCGTACATCAACTTCCTCCACTCTTCAATGGGAGGATGACCACACTGCGCTGCAAGCCAGTCGTCATACTCGAACTGCAATATCGAAGCAAGGTTTAGAAACAAAGACAGacaaaataaagatgaaaaaCACCTTAAGGGTTAATGTATAAGAAATACTAATCCCGATCAAAGAAAGGGTTGTATGAGGCCTTTTATGTATAATATAGAATTTGTCTCAAcatctaaatattttttacacCACTCAATGAGGCACAGAGATTGAGTAGACCCTTACTTGATTTGACATGTGGGCATCAATTTTAACATCTTTCGTTCCTATATCTTCGTTTCTTCATTAGTTTTTTCTTGGCTCAACTTGGCTATTACACAAGCAACATTACCTGATTTTCGGACAAGTTATGGTTGTATCTCTTGGGCCATCCAAGAGCCTCAATTTCCAAGTACCAAGCTTCTACATCTGTCATCATTTCTTCTTCAGTTGGTAGTGTAATTCGCCCAGATAAAACACCTGCGACCCACTTACTTTGCAATTCAAATAGTGGGAAAGGAGCTACCTATTTCACAATTACCAACAAATCAAAGTGAAATCATTATGTGCAACTTTCATCCAGGTGAGAAAAAAATGTCTTGAGAGAAGCAAACCTTCCAAGGTATTCCGATAAAGGACAGTCTTGGAGCATGAGATGGTGGAAATACATGCTTATACAACGGGCCAACACAATTGTCATCCACAGTGACAGTATTGTTTGTTTTAAGAAAAGGGAAGTGGTATTTGTACCTGCAAAGAGAAGAAAGAGCATGTACTATTGAAATCTCTCTTCACGGCTATATATTATGTGAAGGAGCCACAAAATTTCTATAACCTCACGTCTTCAAACACACACACAAAATGAGGTTGGGTGGTCAACTCATCTATGGATATTAACtttgataaaattaataatatttaatttgataTAAAATGCTACAGGTAGAACAATCCTAGTAATAGGCTTTGCAGATATCCCTTTAAAAAGTGACTTCCATTACCTATTGGGTTTTAATAAATAAAGCATAGAAATACAGCATGGGTTTAATTATACATGTATTAACAAAGATTATTTGTAGGTCCAAATATTGAAGTGTTAAGTGATTTTCCTACCCGGTACAATGGATAATAACATCAACATGGAATTGGCTTCCATCTAGAAATACTACATTGCCATCCGTGCGGGTGCTCTCAATCTGTGACAAAATTTCCAGGTGTTagcacttaattaattaaaatattaatacaaACTGCATATTTCTCATTCGCAATGAAAAAGAGCACCGCAGAATGAAGCCACATGTTATCATAGCCAGGTTGCTTCTTTGGAAATTCAGTAGACAGTGACCGACTAGATAcatgcacttctttagcatatttagcaATATCCCTTGAAATGTCAACAGCACTAGATGAGCTCCCAATTATAACCACCATCTTTTCACATCCAAGGGAGACAACAAATTAGCCAAGTTATATGACAGTTAAGCAGCTAGGACATTATATATCTGAATTGCTAATGAAAATTAGACAAGCTTGTGCCAAAAGAACAATTAACTCAACACATACTTGATCAAGGAATAGCTCAGGGAGCCGATAATTGTGACTATGCATTTGCTTCCCGGGCCATGTATTGATACCTGAAAAAGATGCACACTTCACCTCCGACATCCAAATGGCACAAGAAAGTGCAACTCTTGAGGAAGTGAAAGAAATTAATACTCAAAGATCAGAAGCAGGCAGATAAGTCCTTTCAGAGGACAACCTTAGCCGTTTCACttctataaaaatatcaaaaGTGTAATGGTATGAACATGCAAAGAATCCTGTCGTCCTTGGTTGATCTTTACTTCAACAGATTGGCATGAAAACATACAATAGATGGTTCTGTTATCTTGCGTACAGCATAATATCCATGTGAGACTAAACGCTATTGAATACAAAAATGTTGACTCTAGCACTTCACCTCAAGTTAGAACGAAAATATCAACCGCTGCGATTTACACACAATAGAAGTtccaaaaataataaacaaataaataaataaggctGAGTAAGACTCTTGCAAAAATACCACCATGGTGGTCAAGAGGCTTGATGCAATAAAATGATTGAAGTTGGTGACAATTTTCAAATGAGAATTTGGTTGAGTTGATTTGTTGTGAGTAAAATATCAGATTTCTCGAAGAAACAATGAGAATATTAATTACAAGCTGTAGTTGGATCCGTTCAAAaaaatttcacaaaagaatttaaCAAACAGATCAAGTAAAAACAGcattaataaaatcaatcaaCTGCATGATATCCCCTATTCCTATTAGCACCATGGATTGTAAAGGTTAGCACACATTTAAATCAAGAGAAAAAGGATTGTCAAATGAGAATAAATATAGGTAGAATTTCCAAATAGCACTCAcatttaccattatttaaaatcACGTCTCTTACTTTGTAGATTAGCCAAAGGTGCACCTTTTGACACATTTTTCTTTTTGCATGCTCAAAATACCCCCAACTTCACCAAAGTTATTATTAGTTTAAACTTTTTAAGGGCTAAAACATTATACTGTTGAATTCATGAGTGTGATGCCTAAAGATTATATTTGAGTTGAAATGAATTATTTCAAATCATAACGGTATTTTGGCTCAAAACACCTTGATGGCATGGACTTCAATGCCAAAATTAAGACCACATTTGCACTCCCAATACTCTCAAGAAAAATTTTGGGTCCTGAATTGCCAATATGAGTTATTTTTCAATCAAGGTGCTTAAAGCAACCACCTTCCTCAACTCCAAAACTTAAAGGAAGATCAAATTTGGATTCCCCAAGCTCCCAGGAATACATTTCAGACTTTCAGAATGCTAATATTGTTAATAAAGTAGTTGTGGCTCAAAACTACTTATAAGCCGCTCATAGCTCCAGTCTGCAAACTAATACGAGAATTGAACCCCGCACACTATGAGGAATAGATATCAGCTCCTAGATGGTCAATCTGAGCAAACACTTTGATAGACCAAAATACTTCATTATTGGTCATGAAAACCTGATATTTGTTCTTGGGAGCATGGCGAGTCTAAATTTGGTCTTAGTTTTGATTTTGAAATCTAAAATCAGCTTGATGGTCTAAACTGCTCATTTTCAACTCAATCTTTCGGTGGATCACACTCTCATGAATTAAATGATACCTTTCctcaaaataatttagaaataagCTAACatgaaaaagaattttgaaagaaaAACTGATAGCTTGAGACCATAGTACACGAGAAAAAGTGTCAAGTGCCAAAAGAATACCAGGAATCTCCGCAACCCGCGGCTCGGTGTAGTGACCATTGCAAACAACCACACCATCAAACACCTCACTCTCTTCGACCAAGCCATCCCTCGTCGACCTAACTTCCCATCTCTCGTCGCAAAGATTCTCCACCCCGGTCACCTCCGTCTGAAACCGGATCAGCCTGTACAGGTCAAAATCCCTGCAAAAATCCTCCAGATAACGAAGCACCTCACGGTGCCCTGGGAACCGCCGAGGATCACCCCCGGCGGGCGAGCGGCCGGAGGAGAAAGGATAGTCGAGGAAGCCCATACACTCGCGAGGAAGATTCGTGCGGAGTGAATCGTAGAGGCTGGAGTGGACGATCTCACGGAAGGGATCGAGGCCTAGGGGATCGGACTCGGTGGCGGTGGTGTAGACCCAGGTGCCCCCAATGGCAGCGCCACGCTCGAAGACGACGACGCGGTGGCCCTCGCGGCGGAGCTCTCGCGCGGCCACGAAACCTGCGGCACCGGCGCCTATGACGGCCACCCTGAGGGAGGCCGGAGGCGGGGTCACGAGGCAAGCCGCGAGGCAGGAAGAGGGGGACATGAGCAGACGATCAGGAAGGCGGTAGGGTGTGGACTGGGTCGGATAAAGATTCTTGTTCGTCCTAaggtgtaaacgaatcgaattGAGTCGAATTGAAAGAAAAATTTACTCGAATTAATTCATTAAGTCTAAGGACTAAGATTAATTCGAAGCACGaaccatttaaatttttttacttaagttTGGCTTaaatttggatttgattttagTTAAAAAGTTCGACTATATTCGTGAGGTTTGAATTACTACtgactcaaaatttatttatttaatatataattatattatattaataaaatagtaaaacacACAAGTGATTCTTAaattatcgaactaaatcatttagatttgaatttgattaaaaaaaatttgaagataTTCGAATTTGGTTCAAATTCGATAAATTTAAATAcgaattaaatatttattcaatTGACTTGAAAAGCTTGCGAATCGATTCGATTAGTTTACCCCTCTAGTTCGTACGTTTGTAATTgtacatataaaattaattaacagATGATTAAACTCAAACAAAAATGTTAATCAAACTAGTATTTGAACcgtataattaattattataattggtaagtaaattaaattaaaaaatataaataaactaaattGATTATAGAGTGTAcaattaaaaaaactaatttataaattttgaaaaaacttctttaaatataatatttgttGTTCTGACTAAAAAATTTACAGTCAAAACGTTcttctaaaattatttaaacaaatGACGTTGAAATAGAGTTGATTGAATGTTGGGTCTTACAAATGATAACCCTTAAAATgaatattatattaatatttagTTATATATATAATGATTAAATATTAATACGAAATTgaataatcaaaattatttattactaaatttcataatttcatcCAAATTCCCATTATTATCATCTTGGTAACATAGAAAATATTTGAAACACGTACTTTACCCATAAAACATTTTACTCGACACATTGAAGAATGATTATCATCAAAAACTCCGTATACATAATTTTTTACtataaaattgattttatatttGTTTGTTGTTGTCTTTACTTTATTAGATTCTATGCAATAATGATATTTTTTATAGAAAAATTGATGATCTTCTTTAAAAATTGATTTCAATCTCTCCATGACCCGACGTTTATTGTTCCATGTATGCGTTCATCCTACAAAAATATAGACAtagtaaatattaataaaaatataaaaaaatagataaatatgtaaaaaaaaaaattaatatacctCTTTATCATGAAGACACATTTTAAGCTAAAATCTCTATTGTTTATGTTGGTAGATCGTAACACGTTTACCCTCAGCGTCCCCACTAACAAATAAGGAAGGTATTTATCTtaactttatcgagattcgaacctcatatCTCATTATGATAATACCTCATGTGTTAACCATTAGACCCATCTAAGAGGACATATTTTTCAAGTTCAAAATTATTATGTTTCTATATAGCAAATGAAGTTACAATAAAATAGT from Zingiber officinale cultivar Zhangliang chromosome 6B, Zo_v1.1, whole genome shotgun sequence carries:
- the LOC121988954 gene encoding flavin-containing monooxygenase FMO GS-OX-like 4 encodes the protein MSPSSCLAACLVTPPPASLRVAVIGAGAAGFVAARELRREGHRVVVFERGAAIGGTWVYTTATESDPLGLDPFREIVHSSLYDSLRTNLPRECMGFLDYPFSSGRSPAGGDPRRFPGHREVLRYLEDFCRDFDLYRLIRFQTEVTGVENLCDERWEVRSTRDGLVEESEVFDGVVVCNGHYTEPRVAEIPGINTWPGKQMHSHNYRLPELFLDQMVVIIGSSSSAVDISRDIAKYAKEVHVSSRSLSTEFPKKQPGYDNMWLHSAIESTRTDGNVVFLDGSQFHVDVIIHCTGYKYHFPFLKTNNTVTVDDNCVGPLYKHVFPPSHAPRLSFIGIPWKVAPFPLFELQSKWVAGVLSGRITLPTEEEMMTDVEAWYLEIEALGWPKRYNHNLSENQFEYDDWLAAQCGHPPIEEWRKLMYESASMNRIARPEKYRDEWDDDHLVTQAEQSFKFL